One part of the Patescibacteria group bacterium genome encodes these proteins:
- a CDS encoding YtxH domain-containing protein translates to MRTNNIPQTEKGGSGFFSGVMIGAALGALAGVLFAPGPGDETRKKLKAAKKKVEKTVGPIVEEFTTTISPLVEDAVQKVEPVVKKVADSAKKEVSTKDIKSSLSSAKKRFFKNIKK, encoded by the coding sequence ATGAGGACGAATAATATCCCTCAAACAGAAAAAGGCGGGAGCGGTTTTTTTTCGGGTGTTATGATAGGGGCGGCGCTTGGGGCTTTAGCCGGGGTGCTTTTCGCGCCGGGACCGGGGGACGAGACAAGAAAAAAACTTAAAGCCGCTAAAAAAAAGGTGGAAAAGACGGTTGGTCCTATTGTAGAAGAATTTACCACAACCATAAGTCCTTTGGTAGAAGATGCCGTTCAAAAGGTTGAGCCTGTGGTTAAAAAGGTTGCGGATAGCGCTAAAAAAGAAGTGTCTACAAAAGATATTAAATCTTCTCTTTCTTCTGCCAAAAAACGGTTTTTCAAGAATATAAAGAAGTAA